In Palaemon carinicauda isolate YSFRI2023 chromosome 14, ASM3689809v2, whole genome shotgun sequence, the following proteins share a genomic window:
- the LOC137653595 gene encoding uncharacterized protein: MSFNALDFSADPKEHLGALRYAKKAELLKLAEDHDVVVPAGAVKKEILGLVLTKLVDKGYISEEEAKMVWPLALEKAPQPTAETLKLMIELERAKAEAEIAKERASLEFMKERERMKIEVEKVRLENLEIEKEIDNKKKLELERQLVEIRLSERKAEKDFPEQFDVFKARKLIPIFNEQDPENFFSIFENTAASLKWPKTEWVLLIRTSFKGKAASICAQMITERNYEILKKAVLDAYSITPEGYRQNFRNSNKGIGQTFLEFFTLKVKLFEKWIDKENVTSFEKLKELIVLEEFLRKIPANISMYIKERQEKDPKKAAILADEYFLIHKTKRVNTVSGQSKNDNVDIYCTFCRTTGHLIQDCDKPQCKVAQSRQKAKALENFPSKHTSPNTGHPTSNVTSPGVIIWEGDRSTREGSEVSLLL, from the exons ATGTCATTTAACGCATTAGATTTTTCAGCAGACCCTAAAGAACATTTAGGAGCGTTGAGGTATGCTAAAAAGGCAGAGTTACTGAAACTTGCGGAAGACCACGATGTTGTTGTTCCTGCAGGTGCAGTTAAGAAAGAGATTCTGGGACTGGTATTGACAAAGTTAGTCGATAAGGGTTATATATCGGAGGAAGAAGCAAAAATGGTATGGCCTTTAGCATTGGAGAAAGCTCCTCAACCCACAGCTGAAACCTTGAAGTTAATGATAGAGTTAGAGAGAGcaaaggctgaagctgaaatagctaaagaaagagcttcactagagttcatgaaagagagagagagaatgaagattgaagtcgaaaaggttcgtctagaaaatttagaaattgaaaaagaaattgataataagaagaaactggaactagaacgacaattggtagaaataaggctaagtgagaggaaagcagagaaagattttccagagcaatttgacgtgtttaaagccaggaaattgattcccatctttaatgaacaggacccagagaacttcttttcaatttttgaaaataccgccgcttcattaaaatggcctaagactgaatgggtgttactaattaggacttcctttaaaggtaaggcagcttcaatttgtgctcaaatgattacagaaagaaattacgaaatcttaaagaaagctgtgttagatgcctacagtattactccggagggttataggcaaaatttcagaaattcaaataaaggtattgggcaaactttcttggaattttttactttaaaagttaagctgtttgagaaatggattgataaagaaaatgttacttcctttgaaaagcttaaagaactaattgttttggaggagttccttcggaaaattccagctaacatatcaatgtacattaaagaaagacaagaaaaggatcctaagaaagcagcaatattggctgatgagtattttcttattcacaagactaaacgggtaaatacagtctcgggtcagtctaaaaatgataatgtagatatttactgtactttttgcaggactactggccatttgatccaagactgcgataagcctcaatgcaaagtagctcaatctcggcaaaaagctaaagctttggagaattttccaagcaagcacacttctccgaatacaggacatccgacctctaacgtaacttcacctggag tcattatttgggaaggtgatcgatcaaccagagaaggatcagaagtctccttacttttataa